From Hydra vulgaris chromosome 07, alternate assembly HydraT2T_AEP, a single genomic window includes:
- the LOC136082118 gene encoding uncharacterized protein LOC136082118, which translates to MPKSCCAFGCSSNIKTSPELKYYLIPKDQLRRKLWIEAISRNDIDKEGNIIKNKLWSPKSRFHYVCSKHFISGEKKNALNDPDYIPTLFSAFNKPEIQYLSNKKQKIVSSLSVDSTLKCSSMEVNEIPLVCLSSSTNFVKSQLMDSERVSIYAEMDSLRAEIKILNDRQQSNYISSCSSQALRVNPQSCIMLTGLKLEVFIHLTDYLCKGYENDQLTSKENMEDQIILTIVKLRHNITFKMLAHICNICKTSAIKYFWKWLDVMAEKLLFLIRMECREHIFDTIPPVFKSKFPRLTCVIDCFEIYIESPGPFLAKAQCYSNYKKHSTLKVFISCTPLGVINFVSKCWGGRASDNQIVRESNFTSLKYHCPGDQILADRGFTLQDDFAANSSSELLIPAFTRNKLQLSADEVETSRKIASVRIHIERVIGLIKNRYTILKGVLPIRTVKNIKEEALCLIQASCDKVVVVCAALTNLGESIVFK; encoded by the exons atgcctaAGAGTTGCTGTGCTTTTGGATGTTCAAGCAATATTAAAACTTCTCCAgagctaaaatattatttgataccAAAAGATCAATTACGTCGTAAACTTTGGATTGAAGCAATTAGTCGTAATGATATTGACAAAGAAgggaatattattaaaaacaagctATGGTCACCAAAGTCAAGATTTCATTATGTCTGTTCGAAACATTTTATTTCTG GTGAAAAGAAAAATGCATTAAATGATCCAGATTACATTCCTACATTGTTTTCAGCTTTCAATAAACCTGAAATACAATATTTGTCTAATAAAAAGCAGAAAATTGTTTCTTCCCTTTCAGTGGATTCAACATTAAAATGCTCCTCAATGGAAGTTAATGAAATACCACTTGTTTGCTTGTCATCTTCAactaattttgtaaaatctcAATTAATGGATAGTGAGCGTGTAAGTATTTATGCTGAAATGGATAGTCTACGagctgaaattaaaatattaaatgacagACAACAGTCAAATTACATTTCTTCCTGTTCCTCTCAGGCCTTGAGAGTGAACCCTCAAAGTTGTATTATGTTGACTGGTCTTAAacttgaagtttttatacatttaacgGACTATCTTTGCAAAGGTTATGAAAACGATCAACTAACAAGCAAAGAAAATATGGAGGACcaaataatattaactattgttAAGCTGCGCcataatattacttttaaaatgttagctcatatatgtaatatttgcaaaacttcagctataaaatatttttggaagtGGTTAGATGTGATGGcagagaaattattatttttaattagaatggaGTGCAGggagcatatttttgatacaatcCCACCAGTATTTAAGTCAAAGTTTCCTAGATTAACTTGTGTTATTGACTGTTTTGAGATATATATTGAATCACCTGGGCCATTTTTGGCAAAAGCTCAATGTTACagtaactataaaaaacatagcactttaaaggtatttatttcATGTACACCATTAGGTGTTatcaattttgtttcaaaatgttgGGGTGGAAGAGCTTCTGACAATCAGATTGTCCGTGAATCAAATTTTACATCTTTGAAATACCATTGTCCGGGTGATCAAATTTTAGCTGATAGAGGTTTTACCCTACAAGATGATTTTGCTGCAAATTCTAGTTCTGAGCTTTTAATTCCAGCATTCACAAGGAATAAATTACAACTCTCTGCAGATGAGGTTGAAACATCTAGGAAAATAGCATCAGTTAGAATTCATATTGAGAGAGTAATTGGACTCATAAAAAATCGATATACTATCTTAAAAGGTGTTTTGCCAATTCgaactgtaaaaaatataaaagaggaagcaTTATGTTTAATTCAAGCAAGCTGTGATAAAGTTGTCGTGGTTTGTGCTGCTCTTACTAATTTGGGTGAAAGTatagtatttaaataa
- the LOC136082321 gene encoding uncharacterized protein LOC136082321: MHLEIENKAFEGTAVFIEKIIFFSNLVNVKAPGAGIRFRNELCGEIHSVGDQQLQLLRDIAELSNFMKPTGKRVKQLTLDTSNAIAHSCYGFIDLIESLLSNGAKYVLLGCFSTDPLEKAFSKLRQGSGGTYFISAKSVIEKINIQHTKLILQLDIPADGIDGHTCDICFRDISTDEKELLDNIHDLESSVNKSTLVAIVYIAGYVQKSEIKIYDDSTNYYYKYGSYLYSLNGGRLETPSNTLV, from the coding sequence ATGCATCTAGAGATTGAAAATAAAGCATTTGAAGGTACTGctgtatttattgaaaaaataatttttttttcaaatttggttAATGTCAAAGCACCTGGTGCTGGCATTCGGTTTAGAAATGAATTATGCGGAGAAATCCACTCAGTTGGTGATCAACAGTTACAACTGCTACGAGATATTGCTGAACTGTCAAATTTTATGAAACCTACAGGTAAGCGTGTAAAACAGCTTACGCTAGATACTAGCAATGCAATAGCGCATTCATGTTATGGCTTTATTGATCTCATAGAAAGTTTGTTGAGTAATGGAGCAAAGTATGTCTTATTAGGTTGTTTTTCAACAGATCCACTTGAAAAAGCTTTTTCTAAGCTTCGACAGGGATCTGGAGGTACTTACTTTATAAGCGCTAAAtctgttattgaaaaaattaatattcaacATACTAAATTGATATTACAACTTGACATTCCTGCTGATGGTATCGATGGTCATACTTGTGACATATGTTTTAGAGATATTTCTACTGATGAAAAAGAACTTCTGGATAATATACATGATCTTGAAAGCTCTGTTAATAAATCTACATTAGTGGCTATAGTTTACATAGCTGGCTATGTGCAAAAAagcgaaataaaaatttatgatgaTTCTaccaattattattataaatatggaAGTTATCTGTATAGCCTAAACGGAGGCAGACTTGAAACTCCTTCTAATACTCTTGTTTAA